ACCACtatccatcccttccttccctactcctgacccacagctgggtaccgcctctgctcctcaggcagctgagagGCTCCATCAGCATCTCCTGGGCCTCATCTCCCACCCTAAATCCCCTTGGCTCGCCCAAGCACTAAACCCAGCACTgatggggatggagaggggcctcatcctgcacagtgctgagccacTTGCAGCCGcgcacatccccagtgggaagaaATAAGCTCAGGTTCAAGGAAATGGCCACCttcagcactgcagggctggatcctgctgaggctgggacacgtaggaagaaggcagcagggagagtttCCCGGCCGGGTGAGCtcaccctccccggggcaggcccCTGCTTGATCACTCCTCGCTTTGTTAGCGGCGATTGCCGGTGCCCTCCCAGGCCAGGCTGCGGttgacagggtggcagcagctctttgccctttGAATCGGCCGACGTGGACAGGTGGGGATGGATTCGTCCCTGCTGACTCGGGCTGTACAGTGGACGcccctggggcaggggtgggggggtctctggggagctgctgaaggCGTGATGAATGGTAAGTGCTGCCCGCAGTGCCCCCAGGActcacccctgccacccccctctcTCAGGCCGTAGCTCTTTCCCAGGATCTCCTCGAGGAGATCGGCAGGACGAAGGCGGCGCAGTCCCGCATGGAAGAGGACATCCGGACGATCCAGGAGACGCTTGGCAtggtgagctgctgccactgtccccgggaggcagctgggccctcacccccctccctgcccctgtgtcaccctgctgcccctgccccgcggccctgGGTGTCAAGGGtgccaggagggaagagcaagaagggtgtCCCAAGGCTGAAGAGGTGACTGCATGCACCAACCAAAGAGAAGCTAAGACATTTttgaacagctgtaaaaaaagaaacatgggtgCTGAGAAGGAGTGGAGATAAAGATCTACTGATGcaacacagccacagccctgcctggcatccctctgtcctgtgccCAAGTTGATTCCTGGATGCTCCTTTTAAATCCCGCTCCTGTGTCCgggctgccatccctctccttgtcccactCCAGGGGAATCTCCAGGATGCTGCCGGCCAGCTGCCGGCCCTCCGTGACCAGACAGCGTTGGACAGTGACGTGGTACGGCCCCACGCACACCCGGATCCTGCTCCAGGATGGAGGCAGCTGCATCCCCGAGGCACCAGTGCACGCAGTCCCTCCGTGTCAGGTCatgggcccggggggggtcagtgctCCTGTGGGTCCCACCCCACCTGGCTACGTGGCCAGGGTTGACCCTCcgatcccttttttccccagcaaaatctgaaggaaaggctgagcctCTACCCGGCCCCGGAGGAGGTGAGCAACATGGtgcgctgggaggtgctggaggattgcctggtgggcagcaaagcaggaggaggaggagaaggaggaggagaaggagaaggtcgAGGTCTGTCGGTGGTGAGTGCTGGGGCatcccagctgtgggagcaggactgagcaggaCCGCAGCCCCCAGCGCCTCCAGCTGCTGCGCACCCCGGGCCCTCAGCGGAggtttactcagcacttgtcttccttgtgcatcccgccgggaggcaggacctggcactggcagagccagggcagctcttcGGCTGCCCCAACAGAGACCTCCTCATCGTCTATGCCACTGacagcccccaacagcccctctgtggggcaaGCGA
The sequence above is drawn from the Athene noctua chromosome 18, bAthNoc1.hap1.1, whole genome shotgun sequence genome and encodes:
- the LOC141967814 gene encoding uncharacterized protein LOC141967814 isoform X2 — translated: MGQMKTKIEENKSSISKAVALSQDLLEEIGRTKAAQSRMEEDIRTIQETLGMGNLQDAAGQLPALRDQTALDSDVVRPHAHPDPAPGWRQLHPRGTSARSPSVSGHGPGGGQCSCGSHPTWLRGQG
- the LOC141967814 gene encoding uncharacterized protein LOC141967814 isoform X1, coding for MGQMKTKIEENKSSISKAVALSQDLLEEIGRTKAAQSRMEEDIRTIQETLGMGNLQDAAGQLPALRDQTALDSDVVRPHAHPDPAPGWRQLHPRGTSARSPSVSAKSEGKAEPLPGPGGGEQHGALGGAGGLPGGQQSRRRRRRRRRRRRSRSVGGECWGIPAVGAGLSRTAAPSASSCCAPRALSGGLLSTCLPCASRREAGPGTGRARAALRLPQQRPPHRLCH